In Papaver somniferum cultivar HN1 chromosome 9, ASM357369v1, whole genome shotgun sequence, the genomic stretch aaatgtttctaatggtggatatagagaaacaaagtcattcaacaatattctcgaagcacatacattcaaaccaataagaggtaaaggagaagatacaatatgcaaagggttagacaaaccttgcacaatctcttgtatcacataatcctcttcattcttgaaaaactcaagtgaattactcacctcttttatatcatgttcctctatcaaaccttgcaaccattcttcgtccgtttctgccttaaccaaagtctcgacataaacatcatcattacaattctttgcaagctcaattgggtcttccacaatattggtcaaatcggtcacattctcaacacactcgtcatcattaggctcaaaccTTGTTTTAAGGAAGTTCTGTAAAACACTGGTTTTATCATACTCatataccttttgaataggtgtttgatcattataaagatcaagagttgagtcaactacaTTAATGTCagcaaatatctccaaaggttggtccttttcaacacaatcatcttcatattcagactcaccataataagaatcgtcgtcagtttcccaacctttatcacgacgcCGTTTAAGCTCCATGTGAATGGTCCTGCTAATTTCATcaacaagctcttccgaggctccatcatctttcaacttgtataatttctgtgcaagtttcttgacgttcacacgcttaccaccgttgactacaataggttctcactacaccaaatttaacgTTTAGCAACAACTTAGATTTGTTGCTGACCGGGCTTGCAACAGATTTTTGCGGTTGCTAAACACCCTGTCGCGGTTTTTCGCGACAACTCTAGCTCTGTTGCTAATTTCGGTCAACAACGGCAGTAGCAACAGACATAAGCTGTTGCGAAATTAAAATATAGAAACAGAAATTAACTGTTGCTACTCAGTTGCCAATTTTAGAGTTACTCCGGGATATGTTTTAGTAGAACGGGATATAGTTGTTCTGGTTCAGATTTAGCAACACATTTTTGCCGTTGCTAATTTTTTTTGCAACAAAAAGAAAAGGTCAAGTCTTCGTTGACCTAGTCAAAACTGATATCCCCCAAATTTATCATGCAATACCCCAGTTCCATGTAAAACCCTGATACATTTTATATTCAACAATTCAATCTGATAGttctcatactctatattcacACAGACATTCCCACAGGTTTAAACCTCAAAGACATTCTACACCAAAAAGGGAACCAAATGCAATAAAAAGCAGGGAACTCAAGACATCAAAGACAAGTTACAGGTTGCATTAAGAAAGATTGAATTGCATATGTAAAAATGTTCTTGTTTCTTACATTGTGCTGGTGCAACTATGTTTGTTTTAGCTTCTAAGGATTGCATATAGAAACAAAATGTTACAATCTCTTACACTGAGTAATCAGAATGCAGCAGATTATTGTGGCTTTGAGAGGATGATCACACGAGGATGCTGAATTCTCGTCTTGTACGTACGACCAAGATGATGAAAAACCTGTCACAAactatgtagtcgatttcggccatctcggccgaaatttcggcgaaattccggatttcggtccaagaagacgagattttgttaatttcggccggacgaaatctttgtgaaaatttcggccggaaacgcgtttttcggtcggaatttcggccggaatatatatatatataatttttttttaaattgagtggattaatctcaagtacaaaaattaaacagatcaattcactcactagtattattgcttgttgttgtgtttgaatttcttgacctaaaattatcatttggtgttgatgatgaggaaggtgaacaaccagatttactaatactatgtttcttttaagtggGTCAATACTCCCTCAATCTTCTAGTCTGACTCGAACTAGGATTGGAATTAATTGAACCTGGCAACAAACACTTCTTAttataaaagttggaaccgaaattataccaaaatttgaaaacggaatctccccgagacaaTGTTGTACCAGTGTCTCCTCGGGACCGAGATAAACCGGAATCCGAAATTAACTACCTTGGTCACAAATACATATAGTTAGAGATGACAAATAAAGAAAGTAAGAATACTTCAGATTACAGAGTATATACTCTAGTGCTAATGATTTGCTTATACCTGAAAGATACTAGATACCATTGATTTGCTTATACCTGAAAGATACTAGATACCATTGAGACTCGAGTAAGTGTTGGGATTTCTGATGAGTGAAGCTCAATAGTTGAGCTAGTCTGTTTCCAGAACTGAACTGATCATCTCGGCGATATTCTTCGAACTCTGAAATTTTTTACAAGCATCCCGATTTAGGTTTCACAATACTGACACACAATCTAAGAAGAGAAAATCTGTCACCCCACTATTTAGTCTCAACTTATACACCTATGTGCTTCTTCTGATTTTGATCCCTACATTTATGCTTCTTCTGATTTTGATCCCTACATTTACTCTGAATAACGTTGTCTTTGACGGACGTGTTTCATCATCGCATCTTCGACATTTGATTGGATATATCTCTGAGGGGGGACCTTCTCTTTTGATCATCAACTCCTACATTTTTGCTCTCATAAACAACAGCATGACGAGTAGGTAACTGCACTCGTTGCTGATCCATACATACAacaaaaaattactaatcaaatctAAACAAATCCAGATCTGAAATCTTCTTGCGAACCAAAATACAGAAAAATTTATCaacaattttcatttcaattcaGAAATTAACATGACAGAAATTAGCTCAAGTAATCTTAAAATAGAGCCATAGTTAATGATAAACAATTAGTCTTACCTCAGTTCCCTGGACGAATGGTGTACTAGAAGAAGGAGCCACAGTGTTTGTACCAACAGGTTGATTTGAAACTCTCACATATTTTTCCAGTAGATCTAACTGATTTTCAAGATCTTCTATACTTGCTCGTAGAGTAACATTTTCATGCTCTAAAATTTCTCTATCGTTTGATGACATTTCAGCATAAGTACAACATAATGCATACAGATTCTCCAATTTGGTGTACTCTATCAAGAGATTCATATAGAAATCTCGTTCCTCTAGTGTTAGTAcagtagaagaagatgaaggaggaggaggagttAAAAGAACTGGATTATAGATTGCTGATTTTGGCGGCAAACTAGGAGGTTTCCGTCTACGTAAAGAAGCAATACCAGTTAATGGTGATGAATCCGATGATGGTGATGAACAGTAATACGGTGGCGTCTGATAATGTATGGACGAATTTACACTGCCATTGCTCTCAGGAGATTTAAGTGAATCGCTTTTCTCCATAGAGTTTTGAATGAGAGAGAGAATAAACTAATACTAATTTTTTCTTTGGTAATGAAGAAGACTGATCTTCGGCTTTTAAAGGGTCCACAATGGTGGAAGCAATGGTCCATCTGGCATCCATGGGACccatgttattattatttttttcttttgacaaagtatgataAAAGATGTGATGGAGATAAACGGTGTGGCGGTCAATCCCTTGTTGCCGGGTCAGCTTGTCCCCAAAAAGAAAACACGACTTATCGGATATTGTTGGTGGCCGGGCCTGAACAGCGGCTCGCTGGATTTAATCGGGGTGGTTGTTCCGGATTGGACATCATCGGTCGAGAGGGATTGTACATGGTGGGGATGCATTGGGAAGCGGATTAAACCTAATAAGCGGAGATACGAGACGACTGCCGAAAGGCTACGCCACCAAGGTGGATACCAACGGTAGAGTTGGTTGAGGGAAGAGTGTCCCCCTTGGTCCGCCTTGGGCGCTACGGCGGTCTGGCCACGTCCAGCGGGACTCCGGTCTGCGGCACTCACGGTCTTTCCAGGGAGGCTTAACTCACCGCCCACAGATGGCTAATCACCGCCCGATAAAATCCAAACCCAATAGCATTACGGGAAAAACAGGTCAATTACACTTGGAGATAGACAGTGTGGGTTACAAGATAGGAATGGAGTCTGATGGTGTGTGACGTAGATTAGTTTTCTTGTTGTAGGGATGGATGGTGAGATTCCGTTAGAGGATATTTTAATTAGCGGTTGTTAAATTAAAATGGACGGATTAGATTAATAACATGTTCGTTTCAAGGAATTGGATTCCCGGCGATCCAATTCCTAAAAATGCAcccaattccttgaaccgaacggTGCAAAtgaactttttgtaactaagaaTTTTGATTcttaggaatccaattccctccaaAATAGTAGAATTCTATTGCATTGGTCCAATAGTGCAATGAAATTGCATTCCGGGGTAAAAACAAAGGTAATTAAATTAGCTCAACCGAACATgaatttttaggatttgaattTCATTTCTTGTCATAGATGAGGTACGTATATTCTAGATATAATATCTCTGCGTTACTTCATAATTCTGAAGAAATTATCTGAATTGCAGGTCGAAGTTCTTTGTGGATTTCTTGGTTATTTCTGTGATTATGTAAAGAAAATGCACTTAATCCAAATCCAATCTACGGTACTGGTTGTTCCTatgcttttctttttttcctgttTGAATGTAAGTGATCGCAATGTGTTGTGCGAAACACTGagaaagagaagggaaaggagatgATAACTTATTCATGCTATGTGAAAGTTTAATTTCGTAGGAGAGGGGTTTTTTGTTTTGACTTTCGTCTATGTTTGGCACTTGTATGAGAAGATGTACTTGTAGGAATTATCAAGTGATTTTTAACAATCTATCCCGCTGGCAAGTTTCTGTTTTTGACTTGCTTATTATTACATGTCTGTTGAATGCGAGTTTCGTTGATGCTAGCATGTATGATGTAAGTGCACTAAAGGTTGTTTCTTTTCTTCCGCAGATTTTATTCTCCAAATTATGCATGTTTTATACGTTCTGATAAACAAGATGTATATACGCAGGAGAAATACGAGGAAACTGTGAGATTGTATTCATCTCAAATCCAGTTTCTGCAACTCTGCCACTTCTCCGATCATGATGTGTTTTCCTATCATTCTGTTTAGGTAATCTTAGTAAATTTGCTAGGCATGAACTAAAATATTCTCTTTTAATATGTTTGATGGTCCCGTCCAGCTCTTTCTGATTGTTTCTTCCACTAGATTCACCAAAAAGATCTTCGCTTGAGTAAGACCTCGCTTTTCTGTCGTTGTTTAAAATGGTATATCGAATTTGTGATTCATGTAGCCCATGCTTGTTGCCTAATCAATGGTTATTTGGATTGAAGTTTACTTGTGTGGTTGGATACTTATACGGTGTTTCTCCCTGAGGtactgtttttgttggtttcgggCAGAGCATGGTGACAGTCAGGTCGGGCTTATAATTTCTAGAGATGGTATAGATGTGGAGGCCATGAAGAAGAAAGCTCGCACTCTAAAAATCTTCTTAGGGAGAATTTTTCTTCAGAAGCACTTGCCTATAGTTTTACTGAGTTCACAGTAAACTATACCAGTGGCATTGTTGTTTTTGTATTCTAACAATCACTTAGGGTAGTAGgcttttctgtttttcttttcttcattttttattgatgtcgtcttcttggatgTTGTTTGGACGAGGAATTCATATGATATTTTTACAATATATGTCAATTTATTTTGAAGTTACAAGTGTTCTTAATTCTGCATGTTACTTTTATTTGCAATTTAAGCAATATAAGAAAATACTATGTAgtataattattaaaaaaaattatatattggATGTTAATTCAATTTTGGAGTAATTGACAGGTGATGCCTGTCCAAAATTATGACACGCAACGACTGTGGTTTATTTCTGCCGATTATTCACAGTAGGTCACCATCAGTTAGTGTTTCTGACACCTTTAAATAAGACAGGGAATCCACAGGTGAGTTCTGTCAATAATCTCTATTAACGACGGTTTTGGACTGTCGAAAAATCTGACTTTTGGCTTAGTGTCAGAAGTTCAATCCCCGCCGTAAAGATTTGTAATAGATTAGTTGTGTAGTGGGTTTGGCTGTGTTGGGACTGGCAATGGAGCCAGTCCAACTGGTTGGATTCGGGTAAGGGCTGGGTCCGGCTTTCGTGtattaaaagaaaatgaaaaaaatatatttaactAATTTATTACAAAGGAAATCGTCTTAATCccaaaaactttaattacagAGTTTgatatggaaggtagagttagcttgccctccTTGCGACATTATCACATGCCCCTATCCTCTTCGGCTCCCTTGGCGTGGTTCCTCATGAGGTTCGCTGGTTGGCTATCATGGCACATgtttaactttttttcttttttgctagaAAAGAGATATTTATTTAAATAAATGGTTGAAATTACAGAGTTTTGAGTAATGAATTGAGGCTGATTAAACTGCCATACACCTGATACTCTGTTCTATTTACAATGCTTAGATACTTTATCAGCCAGCGAATTAAAACTCCTATGTAAGTTTTGGAATTCAAGAAATTGAAAAATACTCTATCACTACTGAGCAGTCATCCAGAATAGAACTGTTGTACCAACTGGTTTGACCTTGTTTATTTAGCAGATAAGAAATAACATTCCTCGAATCACTAAGAATGCAAATGTTGTCCATCCTTCTTCCTTTAGCCAAATTAATCGCTTCCCAGATTGCTAGGCTTTTAGCCTCCTCAGCAATTCTGGTTATTACTGGATGAATGTTGCAGCCTCTAAAGGTGCCtgtttgatcgaattttagatagtggtaagaaggttgtcgtgcactcggacttgatgagatttatTTTAATAATTCataaactaaaataataaaaataaagaggatatgtacaaaaaatggtcacATGATGAATAATTTAATGAGACTCGAGGTTTTATTGTTTTTCATGTTtatgggttcataaattaatcctagacatttatagttcaaaacaaaagaaacaataactctaatatttgccaaagtagatttcataaaacattagttgtaagttgtgagcatgccgcatcaaaagtacttaaaactaagcatacgacattagacaaaataaaaaataattaatataaatcataaaacaattaaattctatgcaaatagttataaaagaattaatttaattaacACATGagtgaaaaatagcttcctccctCGTCCCAGTAATGGGTTCTAGcttcgcatggtgaaaacacactcaaaggtattttcatttctcaaaaaggtgtttgcaaggagaaaaggtataaggCAGTGtgcttgtaacagttataattgttacaaaacccactgttacaaagaa encodes the following:
- the LOC113313546 gene encoding uncharacterized protein LOC113313546, which codes for MEKSDSLKSPESNGSVNSSIHYQTPPYYCSSPSSDSSPLTGIASLRRRKPPSLPPKSAIYNPVLLTPPPPSSSSTVLTLEERDFYMNLLIEYTKLENLYALCCTYAEMSSNDREILEHENVTLRASIEDLENQLDLLEKYVRVSNQPVGTNTVAPSSSTPFVQGTEQRVQLPTRHAVVYESKNVGVDDQKRRSPLRDISNQMSKMR